Genomic segment of Rhodococcus sp. W8901:
CGACCCGCCGTCTCGCAGGGTCGAGCGCCGACAGGTCGAACTCGGTCGCGGTGTAGTAGCCCCCGGCCGCGACCGCGGCGTCGGGCGGCAGCATCCGATAGCAGCCGACGAAGTCACCGGAGACGTTGTCGCGGACGAGGAGATGGTCACAGAAGTCGTCGAACCGATCGGCATCGATCCGCTCGGCAGACGGGGGGAGGACGAAGCCGGGTTCGGCGGCGAACACGCGGTAGCGCAGGCGCTGCGCCGCCTCACGATGCTCGCGGTCGGAGGAGACGAGGAGGGAGTAGCGGGATCTGGTGGTCCCTGAAGTCACGGGCGCGGTGTAGACGGTCTCGACGAGTGGCGAAGTTGTCATGCCAGAGGTCTATCGAGCCCGTCCGGCGACGAGGCATCAGCCGCATGTCGACGGGATGCCGGTTCGGTGAACGTCACTGCCGCGCGCGAATTGACGCCCCGCGCGCACGATTGCACGCGCGGGAGACGAATTCGCGCGCGCGGCGGCTGTGGACAACGTCGGAGTTGTCCACAGCAGCGCGAACAGGCGTCGCGCATCGCATCTGCGACGTCGAAGATCGAGGCCATGACCGAGCCTGCACCTCGAACACTGAGACGACGCGATGCGCTCTCCCGAGGCTTCACCGACGCCGAGATCCGCACGCTCTGCCGAAACGGAGGTCTGCGCAGGCTCCGTCCGGGCACATACCTGAGCGCAGTAGCCGATGCCTCGATGGACCCCGCGCAGCGACACCGCGAACTGATCCGGGCGACGCTACCGGGACTGAATCCCGACGCCGTCGTCAGTCACCAGTCCGCCGCGGTGCTGCACGGCCTGTCATTGTGGGACATCCCACTCGACCGCGTATACGTCACGCGGAACCGGACGGGAGGTGGACGGCGCACCCGGCACTTCGCCCAGGCCAGGATGCCGGCGATGCCGTGTTCGCAGAAAAGCAACGTGAGGACAGGATCCGCGACGCCGGCTGGGAGGTCGCGCGGTGGACGTGGCGAGACCTCGACCGTCCGGACGTGATCGGAGCGAGAGTTCGTCGATCGATGCAGCGGCGCGACGACCGGCCCCGCCCCCTGGGCGCGGTGCTGCGCGCGAATTGACGCCCCGCGCGCACGATTGCGCGCGCGGGAGACGAATCCGCGCGCAGCGGGAAGTGGACGGGCACAACACAAAACCCCCGCCACCGGAACCGGTGACGGGGGCGTGCGAGCCTGGGACTGGGATCAGCCCTTGTGAGCCTTGACAGCCTCGGTGAGCTGCGGTGCGACGTTGAACAGGTCGCCGACGACGCCGAAGTCCGCGATCTCGAAGATCGGGGCCTCTTCGTCCTTGTTGACCGCGACGATGGTCTTCGAGGTCTGCATGCCGGCGCGGTGCTGGATGGCACCGGAGATGCCGAGCGCGATGTACAGCTGCGGCGAGACCGTCTTACCGGTCTGACCGACCTGGAACTGGCCCGGGTAGTAGCCGGAGTCGACGGCGGCGCGCGATGCACCGACGGCGGCACCGAGCGAATCGGCGAGCTCCTCGACGACCGAGAACTTGTCGGCGCTGCCGACGCCACGGCCACCGGAGACGACGACCGACGCCTCGGTGAGCTCCGGACGATCGCCACCGACGATCGGGGCACGCGAGACGACCTTGACGGCGCTCTCGTCCTGAGCCGGAACCTCGACGACGACCTGCTCGCCGGCAGCAGCCTGCGGCTGGGCCTCGACGGCACCCGGGCGGACCGAGATGACCGGAACCTCGCCGTTGGCCTTGGCCTCGACGGTGAACGCGCCACCGAAGATCGAGTGGACGGCGCTGCCGTCGGCCTTGACCTCGACGACGTCGGACAGCAGGCCGGAGCCGATGCGAGCTGCCAGGCGACCGGCAACTTCCTTGCCCTCGGTGCTGGCGGCGGTGACGACGGCGGCCGGGCCGGCGGTCTCGACCAGGCCGGCGAGGACGTCGACCTTGGGGGTCACGAGGTAGCCGTCGATGTCGTCGGACTCGGCGACGTAGATCTTCGCGGCACCGGCGGCAGCCAGCGCGTCGGCCAGCTTCGCGGCGGTACCGGCCGGGCCGGTGACGACGGCAGCCGGCTCACCGAGAGCGCGGGCGGCCGTGATGAGCTCGGTGCTGACCTTCTTGAGTGCACCCTCGGCGTGCTCGACGAGCACGAGTACTTCTGCCATTGCTTACTTCTCCCTGTCTTCTCTGCTGGTCTCGAGGGGGCGCGATCAGATGATCTTCTGGCCCACGAGGTACGCGGCGATCTTGGAGCCGCCGTCGCCCTCGTCGGCGACACGCTCACCAGCGGTACGCGGGGGCTTGGGGGTGGATGCGGTGACGGTGGTGCCGGCGTTGGCGACGCCCACGGTCTCCGGATCGACGCCGAGGTCGGCCAGGGTGAGGACCTGAACTTCCTTCTTCTTCGCGGCCATGATGCCCTTGAAGGACGGGAAGCGGGGCTCGTTGATCTTCTCGGTGACCGAGACGATGGCCGGCAGACCGGCCTCGAGGCCGAAGACGCCCTCGTCGGTCTCGCGCTCGCCGGTGACCTTGCCGTCGGCGAGGGTCAGCTTGCGCAGCTGCGTGAGCTGCGGCAGGCCCAGGTACTCGGCGATGATGGCCGGGACGGCGCCGATGCGGCCGTCGGTGGCCTCGTT
This window contains:
- a CDS encoding electron transfer flavoprotein subunit alpha/FixB family protein; the protein is MAEVLVLVEHAEGALKKVSTELITAARALGEPAAVVTGPAGTAAKLADALAAAGAAKIYVAESDDIDGYLVTPKVDVLAGLVETAGPAAVVTAASTEGKEVAGRLAARIGSGLLSDVVEVKADGSAVHSIFGGAFTVEAKANGEVPVISVRPGAVEAQPQAAAGEQVVVEVPAQDESAVKVVSRAPIVGGDRPELTEASVVVSGGRGVGSADKFSVVEELADSLGAAVGASRAAVDSGYYPGQFQVGQTGKTVSPQLYIALGISGAIQHRAGMQTSKTIVAVNKDEEAPIFEIADFGVVGDLFNVAPQLTEAVKAHKG
- a CDS encoding electron transfer flavoprotein subunit beta/FixA family protein, which gives rise to MTNIVVLIKQVPDTWSERKLSDGDFTLDREAADAVLDEINERAVEEALLIKEAQGGEVTVLCAGPDRATDAIRKALSMGADKAVHVNDPALHGSDAVQTGWTLAAALGQIGFENGEAADLVIAGNEATDGRIGAVPAIIAEYLGLPQLTQLRKLTLADGKVTGERETDEGVFGLEAGLPAIVSVTEKINEPRFPSFKGIMAAKKKEVQVLTLADLGVDPETVGVANAGTTVTASTPKPPRTAGERVADEGDGGSKIAAYLVGQKII